The Arabidopsis thaliana chromosome 5, partial sequence genomic interval AGGTGAGACTTGTGCTACCGAGTCTCCTTCAGTGATAGGTATAGCCGAAGGGGGTTTAAACATAAAGGATGAGAGTAGAGGATCAGAATCTATATTGGAAGAGGGAATGAAAGTGGAAGACCCTCCAAGAGACTGTAAGTTAGCTTCTCGAAGCTCTTTTTTAAGAGTAAGATAGGTAGAGCTATATCCACCTTTACGcaaccttcttcttcgctgCACGTAAAATCTCTCACGTCAAGGAATACACAAAATGACTCTTCAAACTCTACTAAAACCGTTAAAAGAGAATATCAAAGTTTCAAAAGGATATCTTAAATACGTTCCCGTGTTGCGTTGTTATATGGCCAACAATGTCCAATCCCACCTTCTTTGTGCAGACAGGACAAACCTAgtaacaaagcaaaaacatacTGTTCTCACATCAAAGATAGCACATAAGAGAACCTAAATAACTTTCTAATCCAGAAGCACTGCGAGATTACAATGCTCACTTGACTAAGCTAAACACTGCGTAAAAAAGCAACCTTTTCCATTACAAGCAAGTTTCACGATTTGGAAATCAAACCTAAGTATAAACATAATCAATCTAAGAATAACATGTAAATGTAAAATGCGGATGATCATTTAAGCACTCTGTTCTCATATCAAAGATGACACATAAGAGACCCTAAATTACTGATTATATAATCTTCTACAAATGGTAATTACAATGCTCACTTGATTAAGCTAAACAATGGGTTAAAACTGAAAAGCAACTTTTTCTATTTCAGGAAAGCTTAGAGATTTGGAAATTTAAACCTAAATATAAAACCTAAGAATCATCATGAAActcttgaaataaaaaaaactcaatgaACATTACCCCATTCTTAGCTTCAACAGGATG includes:
- the HRB1 gene encoding Drought-responsive family protein (HYPERSENSITIVE TO RED AND BLUE (HRB1); CONTAINS InterPro DOMAIN/s: Drought induced 19/ RING finger protein 114 (InterPro:IPR008598); BEST Arabidopsis thaliana protein match is: Drought-responsive family protein (TAIR:AT3G06760.1); Has 235 Blast hits to 235 proteins in 20 species: Archae - 0; Bacteria - 0; Metazoa - 0; Fungi - 0; Plants - 235; Viruses - 0; Other Eukaryotes - 0 (source: NCBI BLink).); the encoded protein is MDSNSWINCPPVFSSSPSSRRYQSRSDLYLGDVEGEDDLKAEFMCPFCADEFDIVGLCCHIDVNHPVEAKNGVCPVCTKKVGLDIVGHITTQHGNVFKVQRRRRLRKGGYSSTYLTLKKELREANLQSLGGSSTFIPSSNIDSDPLLSSFMFKPPSAIPITEGDSVAQVSPKDTSKSKIQQESFSNEDQEKAKKSKFVRGLLWSTMLEDKF